The proteins below are encoded in one region of Telopea speciosissima isolate NSW1024214 ecotype Mountain lineage chromosome 10, Tspe_v1, whole genome shotgun sequence:
- the LOC122643061 gene encoding glucan endo-1,3-beta-glucosidase 8-like, with amino-acid sequence MTRLWFLSWVLSVWMLLDSVPVDSLGVNWGTMATHPLPPNTVAQMLTDNGFQKVKLFDADESTLSSLAGSSIEVMVAIPNNMLADMTDYNTAKQWVKSNVTVYNFNGGVNIKYVAVGNEPFLTSYNNSFTNITFPALQNIQNALNEAGVGDTIKATVPMNADVYYSPAKNPVPSGGMFRSDISRQMTEIVQFLSKNNASFTVNIYPFLSLYANPNFPVDFAFFDGTSNPINDNGVSYTNVFDANFDTLVWALKKIGYGNMPILVEEVGWPTDGDKNANVVYAQRFYNGLLKKLATNQGTPIRPGYLEMYLFGFIDEDAKSVAPGNFERHWGIFRYDGQPKFPMDLSGQGQNNHLLVAANNVKYLPQRWCVFNPSATDLSKLADNINYACTYSDCTALGYGSSCNNLDAQGNASYAFNMYFQVQNQQDLSCNFQGLAMITTQNASQGTCNFMIEIASFSSSLRPSAVVLSFIMFPMLFNFILVMVL; translated from the exons atgaccAGACTCTGGTTTTTATCCTGGGTTCTCTCTGTTTGGATGCTATTGGATTCTGTTCCTGTCGATAGTCTTGGGGTCAACTGGggaacaatggcaacacatcCGTTGCCACCAAATACTGTAGCTCAGATGTTGACGGACAATGGTTTTCAGAAAGTGAAGCTATTCGATGCTGACGAGTCTACCTTGAGTTCATTGGCTGGAAGCTCGATTGAAGTCATGGTTGCCATCCCCAATAATATGCTTGCTGATATGACCGACTATAACACGGCCAAGCAGTGGGTCAAGAGCAATGTCACTGTGTATAACTTCAATGGAGGTGTAAACATCAA ATATGTAGCAGTTGGGAACGAACCTTTTCTTACATCGTATAACAACTCCTTTACAAATATCACCTTTCCAGCCCTTCAGAACATTCAGAATGCACTCAATGAGGCTGGGGTTGGTGACACCATAAAGGCCACTGTACCCATGAATGCCGATGTCTACTACTCACCTGCTAAAAATCCTGTCCCATCTGGAGGAATGTTTCGGAGTGACATCAGTCGACAGATGACTGAGATTGTTCAGTTCCTGAGCAAAAACAATGCTTCCTTCACTGTTAATATTTACCCTTTCTTGAGTCTCTATGCCAATCCAAATTTCCCTGTTGACTTTGCATTCTTTGATGGGACGAGTAATCCTATAAATGATAATGGGGTTTCATACACAAACGTGTTTGATGCAAACTTTGATACATTGGTTTGGGCTCTGAAGAAAATTGGATATGGAAACATGCCCATCTTGGTGGAGGAGGTTGGTTGGCCCACTGATGGAGACAAGAATGCAAATGTAGTTTATGCTCAGAGATTTTACAATGGACTCTTGAAAAAACTTGCTACCAACCAAGGTACTCCAATTCGTCCTGGGTATCTGGAAATGTACTTGTTTGGATTTATTGATGAGGATGCCAAAAGCGTTGCTCCTGGAAATTTTGAGCGCCATTGGGGAATCTTTAGATATGATGGGCAGCCCAAATTCCCAATGGATCTCTCAGGTCAGGGCCAGAACAATCATCTTCTAGTGGCAGCAAACAATGTGAAATATCTTCCTCAGCGATGGTGTGTGTTTAATCCAAGTGCAACAGACCTAAGCAAACTTGCAGATAACATCAATTATGCTTGTACCTACTCTGATTGCACTGCACTTGGTTATGGGTCATCATGTAATAACTTGGATGCTCAAGGAAACGCTTCTTATGCATTTAACATGTATTTCCAAGTTCAGAACCAGCAAGATTTGAGCTGTAATTTCCAGGGTTTGGCCATGATCACAACTCAAAATGCGTCACAGGGTACATGCAATTTCATGATTGAGATTGCATCATTCTCCTCCTCCCTCAGACCTTCAGCAGTGGTATTATCATTCATAATGTTTCCCATGCTTTTTAATTTTATCCTGGTGATGGTGCTGTAG